One genomic region from Pecten maximus chromosome 5, xPecMax1.1, whole genome shotgun sequence encodes:
- the LOC117327316 gene encoding uncharacterized protein LOC117327316 isoform X2: MIGRHDSRDMAEVEEDNDILPDLPEGARHRSGRRRSSIHIEDEYLEGGRRLSIEGYLKGRRRSSFRRGSSSLDLAQFQKKHSQPKNPFEIYSSEPLWEQYEDEPDIPDKWKGNTIDRGSLYSLKKEHIAGRELPFLVNRPSKKDDENVIINMEQKRERDYISRSHLTDNSQTKFNHAVIQHFYKAPAPRAHPGYGMPRPETSENSPFRLLMKDLERDPSVVAINNYPSLTVPPSCSKSPGFCEILGPSACALCIEGSNRFIGEELQKIIFPEIEMTTAKLVQPKLAKVMREGHLNQMRKLKLREIPFPKFMLPLKRQESNLLGKTMSALRRERSKLSSGPSKHSSYSVSSRTTHLTAVHEENA; encoded by the exons ATACATATTGAGGACGAGTACCTTGAAGGTGGCCGGAGACTGTCCATCGAGGGTTACCTGAAAGGCCGTAGAAGGTCCTCATTTCGTAGAGGAAGCAGCAGTCTCGATCTAGCACAGTTTCAGAAGAAACACTCACAGCCGAAAAATCCATTTGAGATTTACTCCTCTGAACCTCTCTGGGAACAATACGAAGATGAACCAGATATACCAGACAAATGGAAGGGCAACACTATTGATAGAGG ATCTCTCTATTCTTTAAAGAAAGAGCATATTGCTGGAAGAGAGTTGCCATTTCTAGTCAACCGTCCATCGAAGAAAGACGATGAGAATGTCATCATCAATATGGAACAAAAGCGCGAGAGGGACTATATATCTCGCAGTCATCTGACTGACAACTCGCAGACAAAATTCAATCATGCAGTGATCCAGCACTTCTACAAAGCTCCGGCTCCTCGTGCACATCCTGGGTATGGTATGCCTAGACCGGAAACATCTGAAAACAGTCCATTTCGACTTTTAATGAAGGACTTGGAACGGGATCCGAGTGTAGTCGCTATCAATAATTATCCATCCTTAACCGTCCCCCCTTCTTGTTCTAAATCTCCCGGGTTCTGTGAAATTCTTGGACCAAGCGCATGCGCATTGTGCATTGAAGGATCTAATAGATTTATTGGTGAAGAACTCCAGAAAATAATTTTCCCAGAAATCGAGATGACGACTGCTAAGTTAGTACAACCAAAACTCGCCAAGGTTATGCGTGAAGGGCATCTAAATCAGATGAGGAAACTCAAATTGCGTGAGATTCCTTTCCCCAAATTCATGCTACCTTTGAAAAGACAAGAGAGTAACCTACTGGGAAAGACAATGTCGGCCTTGCGGAGAGAACGGTCTAAGCTGAGTTCCGGTCCCTCCAAGCATAGCTCCTACAGCGTTTCCTCTCGGACAACACATCTTACAGCAGTTCATGAGGAAAACGCATGA
- the LOC117327317 gene encoding uncharacterized protein LOC117327317 encodes MTTEENEEARSAHNALAEYVDSQLVEEEFNRLKKLFLKCPIKPKDMPNIRNMTELFQQLESDEKISVGDYKNFTKSLKIINRRLATEVEKRQSRIEQMLNRGPSECSQERARYESHQPPTGNFQQMNEVVPVQEAKEGTAGNFHRNEKGLSFTDIEALGKSDLRKSIGIIKIKKDGRLSGSGTGFRVGRNYLMTAYHVLDETIKSLWKLALRKAGQSNFKQAIYQEIQQLFEILPDKIEPDHFKPSQQPLPFGKLFEYLHKSGEQTEVFDTLFKQAARVEFGMKDGKATAGEFYFEYNIPFADEALDVLVLEIVSEGDSILPPPLPLEEDSIRERGHLIGYPIVQTEVDLWSDVTCNIYTNNRYNELQKDVTKAIKWWKDERNLMVEGDYAVCRNIPKTNCSATGEMFLHSSKEFEYRSSGSPIFAIIHDRLVVQLMYLRGYPEFCYAERNFPPQQYLFEAGVAMPVITQLLRKRCPNIMEK; translated from the exons atgacAACGGAAGAGAATGAGGAAGCCAGATCGGCCCACAATGCGTTGGCAGAGTATGTTGACTCTCAGCTTGTGGAGGAAGAATTCAACAGATTAAAAAagctatttttaaaatgtccCATTAAACCGAAAGATATGCCAAACATTCGAAATATGACCGAATTATTTCAACAACTAGAATCGGATGAGAAAATATCAGTGGGGGACTATAAAAATTTTACTAAAAGTTTGAAAATCATTAATCGAAGACTGGCTACTGAAGTGGAAAAAAGACAGAGTAGAATTGAACAAATGTTGAACAGAG GTCCATCAGAATGTAGCCAAGAGAGAGCAAGATATGAAAGCCATCAGCCTCCAACAG GAAATTTCCAACAAATGAATGAAGTGGTTCCTGTACAAGAAGCAAAAGAAG GTACTGCAGGGAACTTCCACAGGAATGAAAAGGGATTATCGTTCACTGACATTGAGGCATTGGGGAAATCTGATCTTAGGAAGTCTATTggaattattaaaataaaaaaagatggCCGCTTATCAGGATCTGGAACAGGGTTTCGTGTCGGAAGAAACTACCTCATGACTGCCTATCATGTACTTGATGAAACTATTA AAAGTTTATGGAAGCTGGCATTAAGGAAAGCTGGGCAAAGTAATTTCAAACAAGCAATATATCAGGAAATTCAACAACTTTTTGAGATTTTGCCAGATAAAATAGAACCGGACCATTTCAAACCTAGCCAGCAACCTCTCCCATTTGGGAAACTGTTTGAGTATCTACATAAAAGTGGAGAACAGACAGAAG TGTTCGATACATTGTTTAAGCAAGCTGCCAGAGTGGAGTTTGGAATGAAAGATGGCAAAGCTACTGCCGGAGAATTCTATTTCGAGTACAACATACCATTTGCTGATGAGGCTCTTGACGTTCTTGTCCTTGAAATTGTGAGTGAAGGAGATAGCATTCttccaccaccactaccactggAAGAGGACAGCATTAGAGAACGTGGACATCTGATTGGGTACCCGATAGTCCAGACTGAAGTTGATCTATGGTCGGatgtaacatgtaacatctaTACTAACAATAGATATAACGAGCTTCAAAAAGATGTCACTAAAGCTATAAAATGGTGGAAAGATGAAAGAAACCTCATGGTTGAAGGTGATTACGCTGTTTGTCGTAATATCCCTAAAACCAATTGCTCAGCCACTGGTGAAATGTTTCTTCACTCATCAAAGGAGTTTGAGTACCGATCTTCTGGGTCTCCGATCTTTGCCATTATCCACGACAGACTCGTTGTACAATTGATGTACTTGAGAGGCTATCCTGAGTTCTGCTACGCCGAGAGGAACTTCCCTCCACAACAGTACTTGTTTGAGGCAGGTGTAGCCATGCCGGTTATAACACAGCTTCTGAGGAAGAGGTGTCCAAACATCATGGAAAAATAG